TCATTATCTAAAAAAATTAATTTTAAATTTGTTAAATTAGATAAAGGAGTTAAATTAGAAACAGGGTTGTTTGTTAGTATTATTCCAGTTAAATTTGTTAAAGAGCTTAAAGGAGTAAGATCAGAAATATAGTTATTATCTAAATATACTGTTTGTAAATTGGTTAAGTTTTTAAGTGGTGTAATATCGGATATAGCATTATATGATAAACCTAAAGTTTTTAAATTTGATAGGTTTTCAATTCCATCTAAATAGTGTATGTTGTTACCGTAGCTGTTTAATTCGGTTATGTTACAAACATCCCTTGGATACAATTTTCCGTTAGGCTTATTTAATTGTTCTCTAACTGCATTGTCTAAGTTAGCATCTTTGAAGTGTATAGGCTCTTTTTTGTTTACTGTAACAAGACAAGAAGCTTTTTTTTGTCCATCCATAGAAGTAGCAGTTATAGTGGCAGAAGCAGTACCGGTACCATCAGCTACAGCAGTTATTTTTCCACTATCATCTACAGAAACTATATTAGGATCAGAAGAAGTCCAAAATATAGTTTTATTTGTAGTATTATCAGGGGTAAAATTAGCTGTTAATACATCACTATCTTCGGTGTCTAATGTATCAGTAGATTTGTTAAGAGAAATAGAGTCTGGATGAACTTGTTTTACTAATCTAATTCTGATAGCTTCAACACGAAGTCCTTGACCATCAGTACCAGCTTCTTCACCGTCTTTTACCCAAGGTTGCCAACCGATATTTTGAACATGGGCATCATAAGTTACACCAACAGTAGTTTCTGCTTTATATGTATCGCAAATATTAAATGTGAAAAGTACTATAAAGCAAGCTAAAAGGGCTAATAAATGTTTTGAATTTAGTTTTTTCAATTAGTATTCACTCCTTAATATGTTTTTTTTGTAAATATACTACAGATGTAATACGATATTTATTATATTACACTTGTAGTACAATAACAAGTCCTTTTGAAAAAATAGCCATCTTTTACTATATATATCATAAGAATCAAAGGTGGATTAGTAGTTAGTTTATTTTAACTATCAAAAGAGTAAATGCTTATGCTTGTCAAACTAAAAAAAGAACCATCATTATTCTGATGGTTCATTATCGCCTACAATAGTGCAGTTAGGTAAGGTATTTTTTAATGCTTCTAGATCATTATGATTCATTGGATTATTGCTAATATATAATACATTTAGATTTGATAAACTATTTAAGGCAGTAACATTATTTACACTATTAGAGGTTAATCCTATTATCTCAAGCTTTGTAAGATTTTTTAAGGCAGATAAATCATTTATATTGTTATAGGATGCAAGTAAATAAGTTAGATTATTTAAGTTTTTAAGAGGATTTAAATCTATAACCTTATTGTAACTAAAGTCAAGATGCTTTAAGTTTGTTAAATTTTTAAGTGCATCAATGTCAGAAAAATTATTTTGAGGCATACTAAGGCTGCTTAAATTAGTTAAACTCTTAAGAGGACTAAGGTCACTAATACTGTTATCATCAAGTACTAAAGTATTTAGATTAGTTAAATTCTTAAGAGGACTAACATCAATAATATAGTTATTTGATAGATACAAGGCTTGAAGATTAGTAAGATTTTCAATACCATTTAAACTACGTAAGCCTCTGCCAGACAAATCAATAGACTGAATTTGAAGCACATCGCTCTTATATAGCGTTCCATTTGGTTTATTTATTACAGCCCTAATGGCATTCTCTAAATTTCTATCAGCAAAGGTAATTTCATTAGGATTGGTAATAGTTTTTCCTTTTATAGTAACCACACAAGATGCTTGTCTGTTACCGTCATTAGAAGTAGCTGTAATAGTAACATTACCAGTACCGTAAGCGGTTATTTTACCGTTATTATCTACGTAAAGCTTTGAAGGATCAGAAGATGTCCAGGATAAATTTTTATTTGTAGCATTACTTGGATTAAAGGATGCAGTTAAATTATCAGTATCTCCAACAGTTAAAGTATCTGTGCTTTTGTTTAAATTTATAGAATCAAGACTTACAGCTTTAACTATTTTTATTCTAAGAGCTTCAACACGAAGACCTTGACCATCAGTACCAGCCTCCCCGTCCTCAGAACGCCAGTCTTGCCAACCGATGTTTTGAATATGAGCTTGGTATTGAACTGAATATCCAGGCATATTTTCTAAATGGATTTTAAGAGCTTCAACACGAAGACCTTGACCATCAGTACCAGCTTCTCCTCCATTACTTACAGGATTTTGCCAACCGATATTTTGAACATGAGCTTGGTAAACTATTTTGGCTCCAGCAGGTGCATTTAGAAGATTTATTTTAAGAGCTTCAATGCGAAGACCCTGGCCATCAGTACCTGCCTCCCTTCCATCCAATACAGGATCTTGCCAACCAATATTTTGAACATGAGTCTGATATTGAACTCGAATATCACCTTTAGCTACATTTACGCTGCAAGAAGCAGTTTTTTCACCATCTACAGTTGTGGCGGTTATAGTAGAACTGCCTTCAGCTAGAGCAGTTATTTTGCCGTTATTAACAGAAACTATATTAGGATTAGAAGAAGACCAATTTACATTTTGATTCATAGCGTTATTTGGCATAATTGAAGCAGACAATGTATCAGTATCTCCAACTGTTAGATTATCTGTAGCTTTATTAAGAGTAACAGAATCAGGATGTACTTTTTTTACTATCCTAATTTTAAGAGCTTCAACGCGAAGTCCCTTACCATCAGTACCAGCCTCTTCACCATCAGAAACCCAGTCTTGCCATCCTATGTTTTGAACATGAGC
The Clostridium felsineum DSM 794 DNA segment above includes these coding regions:
- a CDS encoding Ig-like domain-containing protein, translating into MRKLSLKCLLATLTCFTLLSTAGNVNGFKADTNNDTSVGITYDAHVQNIGWQTPWSSNGEEVGTDGKSLRVEALKIKLTNAPANAKIEYQAHVENIGWQDWVSDGAEAGTDGKGLRIEALKLKLDNMPDYTIQYSAHVQNIGWQDWVSDGEEAGTDGKGLRVEALKIRIVKKVHPDSVTLNKATDNLTVGDTDTLSASIMPNNAMNQNVNWSSSNPNIVSVNNGKITALAEGSSTITATTVDGEKTASCSVNVAKGDIRVQYQTHVQNIGWQDPVLDGREAGTDGQGLRIEALKINLLNAPAGAKIVYQAHVQNIGWQNPVSNGGEAGTDGQGLRVEALKIHLENMPGYSVQYQAHIQNIGWQDWRSEDGEAGTDGQGLRVEALRIKIVKAVSLDSINLNKSTDTLTVGDTDNLTASFNPSNATNKNLSWTSSDPSKLYVDNNGKITAYGTGNVTITATSNDGNRQASCVVTIKGKTITNPNEITFADRNLENAIRAVINKPNGTLYKSDVLQIQSIDLSGRGLRSLNGIENLTNLQALYLSNNYIIDVSPLKNLTNLNTLVLDDNSISDLSPLKSLTNLSSLSMPQNNFSDIDALKNLTNLKHLDFSYNKVIDLNPLKNLNNLTYLLASYNNINDLSALKNLTKLEIIGLTSNSVNNVTALNSLSNLNVLYISNNPMNHNDLEALKNTLPNCTIVGDNEPSE
- a CDS encoding leucine-rich repeat domain-containing protein encodes the protein MKKLNSKHLLALLACFIVLFTFNICDTYKAETTVGVTYDAHVQNIGWQPWVKDGEEAGTDGQGLRVEAIRIRLVKQVHPDSISLNKSTDTLDTEDSDVLTANFTPDNTTNKTIFWTSSDPNIVSVDDSGKITAVADGTGTASATITATSMDGQKKASCLVTVNKKEPIHFKDANLDNAVREQLNKPNGKLYPRDVCNITELNSYGNNIHYLDGIENLSNLKTLGLSYNAISDITPLKNLTNLQTVYLDNNYISDLTPLSSLTNLTGIILTNNPVSNLTPLSNLTNLKLIFLDNDSNLKDITPITKLPNLTYLTLVNTKITDLSSLNNLKNLQQLDIEGIPINDSTTLNNLKSLKSLSKLCIFDTGASSTDIASLKSSLPNCEIISDSSQDEGMILYDYSGDHPIHP